From the genome of Aquificaceae bacterium:
TATACTGCTCTGTTGTGAAGGTGCTTATCTTGGATATCTCCATAGTGCCAAGATAGTCAACGAGCTTGTAGACTTTTCTTTCTATGAGTGCACTTTACTAACACTTTACGCAAAAGCAGGTAGGGGCTGTCTGGCTTTCTTAGAGCTTATTTAGGATATAAACCCATGCGGGAATGCTCAAAAAACTCAAAAGAATGCCAAGACCTGCACTGGCAAAGGCAAGGCTATGGTTGAGCCCATACCTTAGCACCAAAAGGCTTGCGGTTATCATGGTAGGCATAGCGGACTCAAGCACAGAGACCCTGTAAGCGGTTTCGCTCACAGGCAAGGCTTTAAATACCAAAAGGGCAAAAAGTGGAGATAGGAACATCTTTATGCCAACGGCGGTAGCCAAGAGTTTAAGACCTTTACCAACATGAGAAAACTCAAGGGAAAGACCCAGAGAAAACAAAACCACTGGCAGTAGCGACGCAATAGAAAAGTCCACAAACTTCCAAAAGAAGGCTGGAAGCTCATAAGCCCTTAGCAGAAAGCCAAATAACAAGCCAAGAAAGGGTGGAAAGAGTATTATGGACCTTAATTGAAGATTGCCACTCACTATTAAAAAGCCCACAGAAGAGACCGCAAGAAAAGAACCTACGCTGTCGTAAATAACCGCATACTTTAGCCCTTCTTCTCCAAAGTAGGTAAAACTGTAAGGATAGCCAAGAAAG
Proteins encoded in this window:
- a CDS encoding AEC family transporter, whose amino-acid sequence is MLEVFLTVSIAYILKRLGLFSEEHSKVLVNYVLYFALPLLSFKTAHSIGLSKEVAFIGVGAWLVIALCILTSYLVGKALKLKKSDLRTLMMASAFGNTAFLGYPYSFTYFGEEGLKYAVIYDSVGSFLAVSSVGFLIVSGNLQLRSIILFPPFLGLLFGFLLRAYELPAFFWKFVDFSIASLLPVVLFSLGLSLEFSHVGKGLKLLATAVGIKMFLSPLFALLVFKALPVSETAYRVSVLESAMPTMITASLLVLRYGLNHSLAFASAGLGILLSFLSIPAWVYILNKL